Part of the Aquabacterium sp. NJ1 genome, ACCGGCTTGAAGGAATCGGTCCACCGCGCGCAAGGCCATGGCCTGGATCGTCAGTGAAGGTGACTCCCCTCCTCCGGAACTTGGAAACGTGCTTCCATCACAAAGTAACAGGTTGTTCCAGCCGTGAATTTGATTTCGCTCATTGCAAACACTGTTCTGAGGCGCCCCCCCCGACCTGCAGGTACCGAACACGTGCGTGGAGGTGAAGTCGTCATACGTGCCCAGTTCCATGCGCAGGTCGTCACAGCCTGCGGCCTTGAGCACCGCACGGCAGGTGCGGGCCATGAACTGCAGGCGCCGGCACGCCATCTCATCCACATGGGAGTGAATGCGCGCCAGCGGCATGCCGTGCTGATCTCGCGCGCTGGGGTCCAGGTCGACGAAAGCGCGCGGATGCGGCAGGCTCTCGCCGATGGCACCCACGGCCAGTGCATGCCCGAAGGTTTGCCGCAGTTGCTGCTTGTGCTGCGCCCCCCACCCCGACAACAGGCGCGTGGCGTAGGCCACCGGGCCCATCAGGTCGGCGTCCAGCGTGGCCGCGTAGACGCGCATGCCGCCGACCACACCAGGGATGGCGTCGGGCCGGTTGTGATCCCAGCTGATGGCGTCGGCGGGCAGGCCCACATGGCTCGATTGCGCTTGGGGATGCAAGCCGATGGATGTCCAGGACAAGGTCTCCATGAAATGCTGCCCGACCTGCCCCAGATCGTTGCCGATGCCCTGCGGGGCCAGTGAGGAAGCGTTGGCAAGCAGGAGTCGCGGCGTTTCGATGGCACCGGCAGCCAGGATCACGACGCGCGCGGTCTCGGTGCGCTGGCGCCCCTTGGCATCGACATAACGCACGCCACGAACGACACGCTGCTCACCATGCACCAGCGACAACACCGTCGAGCGGGCACGCACTTCGCAGCGGCCGGACTGCAGGGCGTGGCGGATGAAGGTCTGGTCGACCGAGCCTTTGTCGCGCCGAGGGCAACCCCGTGCACACCCGCCGCAGTAATTGCACGGCGGGCGCCCGTCATACGCCTGAGACAGGGCCGCACGCGGATTGGGCTCCCAGTGCAGGCCCACGGCGCGCGCGCCCTCCCCTAATGTGCGCGAGGCGCGGCACAGCGGGTGCGCAGGCAGTGGGTAGGGTGCGCTGCGCCAGCGGTCACCGGCCTCATGCGGCCCGGCCACGCCGATGAGTCGCTCGGCCTCCAGGTAATAGGGCTCCAGTTCTGCGTAGTCAAAGGGCCAGTCCGCGCCGACGCCAAATTGGCTGTGCAAGGCCATGGCGTGCGGGTTGAGCCGATGTGCTTCGCCCACGTAATGCAGGGTGCTGCCCCCCACGCCACGCACATGGCTGTAGCCACCTCGCACGGCACGGCGATCCCCGACAACCAGACGCCCTGTTTCGTGGTGCCAGCTCCGGATGTCGTCCCATTGTGGGTCGAGTGGCTGCATCTCGCCAAACCGGTGGCGCCCGGTGCTGCCCTCCTTGACGGGGAAGTAGCGCGTTTCCCAATCGGGCTGAGCAAGGCCGTAATCCTTGTCGGGATCGAACCAGGGGCCGGCTTCCAGCACCAGCACCTTGCAGCCACGCTGCGTGAGCCGCCAGGCGGCTGCGGCACCGCCCGCACCGGCACCGATCACGATGGCATCAAAGGCGTGGCTCATGTGGCAGAGGGCGTAGGCATGGCTCAGTCCAGCACGTGCCCCATGGGCTGGGGCGGCCGCTGTACGGGCAAGCCTTTCAGCGCCTGGGGCTGCGTGTAGTAGAGCATGAAAGCGCGTTCGCGCATCCAGTGGAAGAAGCGCCGCTGCGGGGCCTCCCAGGGGGCCTGGGCCATCCACGCCACCAGCGCCTCGCGCTCATCGGCCGACAAGGCGGCGAAGCCGTCACCATATCGGTCCAGCCAGGCGCACACAGTGTGGATGAGGTGCTGCAGTTCGGCGTCGGTCTGCGCCTGCTGCCAGATGGTCTGCGGCACGTGCAAGGCGGACGCTGCGGGCGTCCATTCATCGGCGGGGATCAGGTGGTCGATGAAGGGCGTGAGCGCCGGAGGCATCGTGGCCAGCGGCTTGTTGCCTGGCGACCGGTTTCGAGCCACCTTGGCATCTGCTCGCGCCAGCCAGCCAAGGGGCCCTGCGGCCAGCAGTGCGCGCAAAAACCAGCGCCTGCGCAGTTCAGGCAAGGACGGCCAGGTGCTGAACGAGCGAACCGACACGATGGCGTCCTGCGTGCGGCCTGCCGGAACTCAGTGGTTCTCGCGCGCGTGGTTGATCGTGTACTTGGGGATCTCGATGGTGAGATCCTGCCCGGCCACGATGGCCTGGCAGCTCAGGCGCGAATTGGGCTCCAGGCCCCAGGCGCGGTCCAGCAGGTCCTCTTCGACTTCTTCCATCTCGTTGAGGCTGTTGAAGCCTTCACGCACGATGACGTGGCAGGTGGTGCAGGCCGCGCTCATGTCGCAGGCGTGCTCGATCTCGACGTGGTTTTCCAGCAGGGCTTCGCAGATGCTGGTGCCCGGTGCGGCCGTGATTTCCTTGCCTTGGGGGCACAGGGTGGCATGGGGCAGGATCTTGATGATGGGCATGGTCTAGCTTCAGACTTGATCGAGTTTGCGGCCCGCCAGCGCCTGGCGGATGCTGCGGTTCATGCGCTCGGCGGCGAAGGCCTCGGTGCCATCGGCCAGGGCCTTGATGGAGGCCTCCAGGGCGTCGATGTCGCCACGGTCGCAACGCTGGCCGATCTGGGCCATCAGGCCGTCGATGCGGGCGCGGTCTTCGGGGCTGAGCAGGTCGCCGTCAGCGGCCAGCGCGGTACGCGTGGCCTCCAGCATGCGCTCGGCTTCGACGCGGGCTTCGCGCAGGGCGCGGTCCTTCATGTCAGCGGCCGCGGTGGTGAAGCCCTCGCGCAGCATGTGGGCCACCTGGTCGTCGGTCAGGCCATAGCTGGGCTTGATCACGACCGAGGCTTCCACGCCAGAGAGCTGCTCCTTGGCCGACACACTCAACAGGCCGTCGGCATCGACCTGGAAGCTCACGCGGATGCGCGCGGCACCAGCAGCCATCGGCGGAATGCCGCGCAGCTCGAAGCGCGCCAGCGAGCGGCAGTGCTCGACCTGCTCGCGCTCGCCTTGCACCACGTGCACGGCCAGGGCGGTCTGCCCGTCCTTGAAGGTGGTGAAGTCCTGCGCCAGGGCGCAAGGGATAGGCGTGTTGCGCGGGATGATGCGCTCGACCAGGCCACCCATGGTCTCCAGACCGAGGGACAGGGGCAGCACATCCAGCAGCAGCAATTCACCTTGCGCGTTGTTGCCTGCCAGCTGGTTGGCCTGGATGGCGGCACCCAAGGCCACGACCTCATCGGGGTTCAGATCGGTCAGCGGGGGCTGGCCGAAGAAGGCGCCCACGGCATCACGCACGGCGGGCATGCGCGTCGAGCCGCCGACCATGACCACGCCCTTGACCTCGTCGGGCTTGACCTTGGCATCACGCAGCACGCGCTTGACCGAGGCCAGGGACTTGTCGATCAGCGGCTTGGCCAGCTCGGCCAGGCGCTCACGCGTGATCTTCACCGACAGCATGCCGCCCGACAAGGCGCAGCTCAGGTGCGCGCTGCCATCGGTGGACAGCTTTTCCTTGGTGCGGCGCGCGGCCACGAGCACGGTGCGCTTGTCCTGCGGCGTGACCGCTTCCATCTTGGCATCCAGCAGCGCGGCATCAGCCAGCAGATGGTCGATGTCGTCACCGCCCAGGGCCGAGTCGCCGCCGGTGGCCACGACTTCGAACACGCCACGGCTGAGCTGCAGCAAGGAGATGTCGAAGGTGCCGCCACCCAGGTCGTAGATGGCGTAGAGGCCTTCGGCACCGTTGTCCAGGCCGTAGGCAATGGCTGCGGCGGTGGGCTCGTTGAGCAGGCGCAGCACGTTGAGACCGGCCATCTGCGCGGCGTCCTTGGTGGCCTGGCGCTGAGCGTCGTCAAAGTAGGCAGGCACCGTGATCACGGCGCCGAACAGGTCGTCGTTGAAGGTGTCTTCGGCACGCTGGCGCAGGCTGGCCAGGATCTCGGCCGACACCTCGACCGGTGACTTCAGGCCGGCCACGGTCTTGACCGCGACCATGCCAGGCTGGTCTTCGAACTGGTATGGCAGGCGCCCCGCATCGGGCAGATCGGCCAGGCGGCGGCCCATGAAGCGCTTGACCGACACGATGGTGTTCTGCGAATCCTCGGCCTGTGCGGCCAGGGCTTCGAAGCCGATGTGGCGACGGGTCTGGCCGCGCTCGTCCACCATGTAGCGCACGGCCGAGGGCAGGATCACCCGGCCTTGCTCGTCGGGCAGGCATTCGGCCGAGCCGTTGCGCACGGCGGCCACCAGCGAATGCGTGGTGCCCAGGTCGATGCCGACCGCTATGCGGCGCTGATGGGGGTCGGGCGATTGCCCAGGTTCGGAGATTTGCAGCAGGGCCATGGGTCGTGGGTCAGTCAGCTGGCGTCTTCGTATTTTTCAAGGCGCGCATCGATCTCTTCCAGCAGGCGATCGATGAACATGAGGGCGCGCACTTCCTGCGCGGCCTGGGTCGGGTTGGCGTCCACGTCCAGCAGTTGCGTCAGGCGCGCCAGGCGAGCCTTGCGCTGGCCTTGGACCTCGTCGGACAAGGTCTCGACATCGGCGGCGCTGCCGGCTTCTTCCAGGGCTTCGCGCCACTGCATCTGCTGCATCAGGAAGGCGCCCGGCATGGCCGTGTTGTTCTCGGCCTGAACGGGCACGCCAGCGAGCTGGCACAGGTAGGCGGCCCGCTTGAGCGGGTCCTTCAGGCGCTGGTGGGCCTCGTTGACACGCACCGCCCATTGCATGGCGATGCGTTGCGAGGCGGCGCCCTCGGCCGCGAAACGGTCAGGGTGGACCTGGGCCTGCAAAGCCTTCCAGGCCGCGTCCAGTTTTGCGCGGTCCAGCGCGAAGGCCTTGTCCAGACCCAGCAGGGTGAAGTCGTCAGCGTCGATGTTCATGGCCACAGCAACCCGTTAAAAAGCGAAACCCCACCACATGGTGAGGCTTCCATCAACGCAAGGCGCGTGCCTTGCCGGCGTGCGTTCAGATGCGGAAGGATTCACCGCAGCCGCAACGGTCACGCTCGTTGGGGTTGTTGAATTTGAAGCCTTCGTTCAAGCCTTCACGAACGAAGTCGAGTTCGGTGCCGTCGATGTAAGGCAGGCTCTTGGGGTCGACCAGGATCTTGACGCCCAGACGCTCGAAGACGATGTCTTCAGGGGCGACTTCGTCGGCGAACTCGATCTTGTAGGCCAGGCCGGAGCAACCGGTGGTCTTGACGCCTAGGCGCACACCCACGCCCTTGCCGCGACGGCCCAGGTAGCGCGTGATGTGGCGTGCAGCCGCCTCGGTCAGGCCAACCGTCATGCTGGCGTTGACTTCAGCGATGTCCGCCAACGGCCCGTTGCCGGGACCGGCGGTGCACGATGCCGGGTTGACGGCAGTGGTGGCTTGATCAGGCTGCATGCTTGGTCTTGTAGTCGTTGACGGCGGCTTTGATCGCATCTTCCGCCAGGATCGAGCAGTGGATCTTGACCGGGGGCAAGGCCAGCTCTTCGGCGATCTGGGTGTTCTTGATGTCCAGCGCTTCGTCCAGCGTCTTGCCGCGCACCCATTCGGTCACCAGCGAGCTGGAGGCGATGGCGGAACCGCAGCCGTAGGTCTTGAAACGGGCGTCTTCGATCACGCCGGTGGCGGGGTTGACCTTGATCTGCAGCTTCATCACGTCGCCGCAGGCCGGTGCGCCGACCATGCCGGTGCCAACGGTTTCGTCGCCCTTTTCGAAAGAGCCAACGTTACGGGGGTTTTCGTAGTGGTCAATGACCTTGTCGCTGTATGCCATGATGAACTCCAAAAATTCCAAAGAACGATTCTTAGCGATGGGCGGGGCCAGCGCCGGGCCGCCCCAAGCGTCCGGCCCCGCAGCCCCCTCGGGGGGCGGTTGCAGTACCCTGCAACCGGGGGCTGACGTCTAGTGTGCAGCCCATTGAATAGTGCTGATGTCAATGCCGTCTTTGTACATGTCCCAAAGCGGTGACAGTTCGCGCAGCTTGGCCACGCGGTCCTTCAGGGTGTTGACCACGTAGTCCACTTCTTCCTCGGTGGTGAAGCGGCCGATGGTCATGCGCAGCGAGCTGTGGGCCAGCTCGTCGCTGCGGCCCAGGGCGCGCAGCACGTAGCTGGGCTCCAGGCTGGCCGAGGTGCAGGCCGAGCCGGAAGACACGGCGATGCCCTTGATGCCCATGATCAGCGACTCGCCTTCCACGTAGTTGAACGACACGTTCAGGTTGTGGGCCACGCGCTTTTCCAGGTCGCCATTGACGAAGATCTGTTCGATGCCTTGCAGGCCGGCCAGCAGGCGGTCACGCAGCGCCTTGATGCGCACGTTCTCGGTGGCCATTTCTTCCTTGGCGATGCGGAAGGCTTCGCCCATGCCGACGATCTGGTGCGTAGGCAAGGTGCCCGAGCGCATGCCGCGCTCATGGCCGCCACCGTGCATCTGCGCTTCGATGCGCACGCGGGGCTTGCGGCGCACGTACAGCGCGCCGATGCCCTTGGGGCCGTAGGTCTTGTGCGAGGCCAGGCTCATCAGGTCAACCGGCAGCGTGGCCAGGTTGATGTCGACCTTGCCGGTGGCTTGTGCGGCATCCACGTGGAAGACGATGCCCTTTTCACGGCACAGCTTGCCAATGGTCTCGATGTCCTGGATCACGCCGATTTCGTTGTTCACGAACATGACCGAGATCAGGATGGTGTCGGGGCGGATGGCGGCCTTGAGCGCGTCCAGATCCAGCAGGCCGTCGTCCTTGACGTCGAGGTAGGTGGCTTCGAAGCCCTGGCGCTCCAGCTCACGCACGGTGTCCAGCACGGCCTTGTGCTCGGTCTTGACGGTGATGATGTGCTTGCCGCGCGTCTTGTAGAAGTGCGCCGCACCCTTCAAGGCCAGGTTGTTGGATTCGGTGGCACCCGATGTCCAGACGATCTCGCGGGGGTCGGCACCGATCAGCTCGGCCACCTGGGCGCGGGCCTTCTCGACGGCTTCTTCGGCCTCCCAGCCGTAGGCATGGGTGCGCGAAGCCGGGTTGCCGAAGTGCTCGCGCAACCAGGGGATCATGGCGTCCACCACGCGGGGGTCGCACGGCGTGGTCGCGCCGTAGTCCATGTAGATCGGGAAGTGAGGGGTCATGTCCATGGTGGGCATTCAACAAAGCTGGCGCCAGACCCATGCCACATGGTGAGATGGGCGGCTGCTGGCGCGTAATTAATGATCGCTGCGCAAAGCCTTTGATTATCGGGGACACCGCCCGGGGTAGGCAAACCCGCAGGCGGAGTGGCCCTTATTTCGTGAGGGCTGCGCCGAGTGCGAACACCGAGTTGGGGGCTGTGACCTTGATGGGCTTGACCACCGGCTGGGTGGAGATCGCGCGCTTGATCGGCTGGGCCTCGACGGACACGCCCTTGGCGAGCTGGTCTTCCACCAGTTTGCGCAGGGAGATGGAGTCGAGGTACTCGATCATCTTGTTGTTCAGGCTGGTCCAGAGGTCGTGCGTCATGCAACGGCCGCCGTCTTCACCCATGCAGTTTTCCTTGCCACCGCAACCGGTCGCGTCGATGGGCTCGTCCACCGCCACGATGATGTCAGCCACGGTGATGTCGTCGGCCTTGCGGCCCAGCGAGTAACCGCCGCCGGGGCCACGGGTGCTCTCGACCAGCTCGTGACGGCGCAGTTTGCCGAACAGCTGTTCGAGGTAGGACAGGGAAATCTGCTGCCGCTGGCTGATGGCAGCCAGTGCCACGGGGCCAGTGTGTTCACGCAGAGCCAGATCAATCATCGCCGTCACGGCAAAACGGCCTTTGGTAGTCAGACGCATCGCTTCTCTCCTTGGTCAGGGACTCGGGCGACACCCTTCGCGGCAAGGGTTGGCCTTTGAGGGGTTGCGCCGGGATCTCCAACGCACCTGGGGTGCCTTAATCCCGAGTAACGGAGTCGATTATAGCTTACCCAACTGATTTAGTCAACTTCAACCAAGGGTGTTCCCTGATGCCTGGCCGATGACGCCCACAGGAACAGGTCTATCAAGAAGCGGGCCAAGGCCCTGGCCCAGCAGATTGCTGGGGCATGCGCGCGGGCGTTGTCAGGGAGGGGACGCGACAGACGCGACAACTTGTCGCAAATGTTCGACCAGGCCGTCGCAGGCGTCTTCGACCAGATCGAGCACGAACTCGAAGCCGGCCGGGCCACCGTAGTAGGGATCAGGCACGGTCTGCACGCTGGCATGCGGCGATCGGGCCGGCATGAACTCGGTCAGGCGCTTGAGCTTGCGCCGGGTGTGGGGATCGGTGGGGCAGTTTTCTTCCAGCAAAGCCAGATTGTCCCAGTCCATGGCCAGCAGCAGGTCGAAGCGATCGAAATCCTGCGGCAGCACCTTGCGGGCCCGCAGGTGCTTCATCTCGTAGCCGCGCCGAGCGGCGATTTCCTGGGCACGCTCGTCTGGCGGGCTACCCACATGGTAGGCGTGCGTGCCCGCCGAATCCACCTCGATCAGGTCGGCCAGCCCGGCCGCCTCCAGCTTGCGGCGCAGCACGGCCTCGGCCGTGGGGCTGCGGCAGATGTTGCCCATACAGACCATGAGCACCCGGGTGCGCGGGCCTGGCGTGGGGTCGGTCGTCTTGAACAGGGACGATGGGAAAAAAGCCATTCAGAACTTATATGCCGCAAAGATGTCCATTGTCTTTGCGCTTGCCCACAAACCCAAGGGCACAAGTCACATCGCGTGGGCTGATGGCGACATGCGCTGCAGGGGCATGCTGGAACCGGCCACATGCATGGTGCCGTCTTCGTCCACGTCCAGGTGTTCGCCTGTCGCGAGTTTGTACTCGACCTCGCCGGTGGGCTCCCACTGGGTCTGCATGTCCAGCAGGTTGTCCACACGGGTCAGGTGCTCGTAGGCGTGGACCTTGTAAGTGGCGCCGTGCATGTCCTGCACGCGGAAGGTCTCAAGGCGGTGAAGCTTCTTGTCCATGGTGCACTCCTTTTCGGCAAGAGCGAAAAACAGGAACGTTGATCAGGCGCGGGCCCGACGCGTTTTGATTGTGCGCCGGTGTCGGCAGCCTGAACAGCCCCCGCCTTTGACCAGGGGCAAAGCCTGCGCGCCTTCCTGCGAGCGAGCCTGCTCTTACTTGCGGCCAGCCTGGATCGGCACCACGTGGTCGTGCACCACGGCACCAAAAGCCTGCTCCTTGAGCAGGGCGAGCTGGTCGCGCAGCCGGGCGGCCTTTTCGAACTCCAGGTTGCGTGCGGACTCCAGCATCTCCTTTTCGAGCTGCTTGATGCGCTTGCTCAGGTCGCGCTCGGACAAGCCCTCGCTGCCCTCCATGGACTTGACCAGGGCCTCGGCCGCGCGCAGGTCGTCCTTGGCCGCGTTGGACATGACGCCGTCGATCAGTTCCTTGACCTTCTTGTTGATGGTGCGCGGCGTGATGCCGTGGGCCTCGTTGTGCGCGATCTGCTTGTTGCGGCGCCGCTCGGTCTCGGCCATGGCCTTGCGCATGGACTCGGTGATCTTGTCGGCATACAAAATGGCGTGGCCGTTCTGGTTGCGGGCCGCACGGCCGATGGTCTGGATCAGGCTGCGCTCGGCACGCAGGAAGCCTTCCTTGTCGGCGTCCAGGATGGCCACCAGCGAGACTTCGGGGATGTCCAGGCCTTCGCGCAGCAGGTTGATGCCCACCAGCACGTCGAAGGTGCCCAGACGCAGGTCACGCAGGATCTCGACGCGCTCGACGGTGTCGATGTCAGAGTGCAGATAACGCACCTTGACGCCGTTTTCGGTGAGGTAGTCGGTGAGCTGCTCGGCCATGCGCTTGGTCAGGGTCGTGATCAGCACACGCTCGTTCTTGTCGACGCGGATGCGGATCTCCTGCAGCACGTCGTCCACCTGGTGCGTGGCGGGGCGCACTTCCACCATGGGGTCGATCAGACCGGTGGGGCGCACCACCTGTTCGACGACCTGCCCAGCGTGCTGCTGCTCGTAGGCCGCCGGCGTGGCGGTGACGAACACGCACTGGCGCATCTTGCGCTCGAACTCTTCGAACTTGAGCGGCCGGTTGTCCAGCGCGGAGGGCAGGCGAAAGCCGTATTCCACCAGCGTGGTCTTGCGTGAGCGGTCGCCGTTGTACATGCCGCCCAGCTGGCCGATCATCACGTGGCTTTCGTCCAGGAACATGAGCGAATCGGCCGGCATGTAGTCCACCAGCGTGGGTGGCGGGTCACCGGGGTTCGCGCCCGACAGGTGCCGGGTGTAGTTTTCGATGCCCTTGCAGTGGCCCACCTCCTGCAGCATCTCCAGGTCGAAGCGGGTGCGCTGCTCCAGGCGCTGGGCCTCGACCAGCTTGCCGTCGCCCACCAGTTGTTTGACGCGTTCGTTGAGCTCCAGCTTGATGGTCTCGATGGCGGCCAGCACGCGTTCGCGCGGCGTGACGTAGTGGCTGGAGGGGTAGATGGTGAAGCGCGGGATCTTCTGGCGGATCTTGCCGGTCAGTGGGTCGAACAGCTGGATGGAATCGATCCCGTCATCGAACAGCTCGATGCGCACGGCCAGCTCGCTGTGTTCGGCAGGGAACACGTCGATGGTGTCACCGCGCACGCGGAAGGTACCGCGACCGAAATCCATGTCGTTGCGCTGGTACTGCATGCGGATGAGCTGGGCGATCACGTCACGCTGGCCCACCTTGTCGCCCACGCGGGCGAGCAGCACCATCTGCATGTAGTCGTCGGGTTTGCCGATACCGTAGATGGCCGACACGGTGGCCACGATGACCACGTCGCGGCGCTCCAGCAGGCTCTTGGTGGCGGAGAGGCGCATCTGCTCGATGGCCTCGTTGATGGCGCTGTCTTTCTCGATGAACAGATCGCGCTGCGGGACGTAGGCTTCAGGCTGGTAGTAGTCGTAGTAGCTGACGAAATACTCGACCGCGTTGTGGGGGAAAAACTCGCGGAATTCGGCGTAAAGCTGGGCCGCCAGGGTCTTGTTGGGCGCGAACACGATGGCCGGGCGCCCGGTGCGGGCGATCACGTTGGCCATGGTGAAGGTCTTGCCCGAGCCGGTCACGCCCAGCAGGGTCTGGTAGGACAGGCCGTCTTCGATGCCCTCGCACAGCTGCGCAATGGCGGTGGGCTGGTCGCCCGCGGGCGGATAGGGCTGGAACAGCTCGAAAGGCGAATCGGGATAGGTGACGAACTGGCCCGCGTTTTCGGTGGCCGCAGACGCCGAACCCTCGTTTTCTGACGAGTCTTTGGCAGCAAGAAAATCAATCGGCTCAGACATCCGCGTCACAGTTCGATAAAATAAAGGGTTTGCCCGATTTGGCGAAGGTGGTCACAAACCACTTTTTTGCCGAGTTCGAGCTGTCGAATTTTCCAGCTTATCCCTTTTTCAGCTCTAACACCTGACCGGAGACTGCTTGCATGGCCTCGCTGTTCGCTTCCGTTGAAATGGCCCCCCGGGATCCCATCCTGGGCCTCAACGAACAATTCAATGCCGACCCCAACCCCAACAAGGTCAACCTGGGCGTGGGCGTGTACACCGACGACAAGGGCAAGCTGCCCCTGCTGAAGTGCGTGGCCGCTGCCGAAAAGCAGATGTCCGAAGCCCCCAAGGCCCGTGGCTACCTGCCCATCGACGGCATCGTGGCTTATGACAAGGCCGTGCAAGGCCTCGTGTTCGGTGCCGAGCACGCTGCCGTGAAGGCTGGCCGCATCGCCACGGCCCAGGCCATTGGTGGCACCGGCGGCCTGAAGCTGGGCGCCGACTTCCTCAAGCGCCTGAACCCGGATGCCCAGGTCCTGATCTCGGACCCGAGCTGGGAAAACCACCGCGCGCTGTTCGAAGCCGCCGGCTTCCCCGTGGACGTCTACCCCTACTACGACGCAGCCAACCGTGGCATCAACTTCGACGGCATGATCGCCAAGTTGAAGGCCTCCAAGGCCGGCACCATCGTGCTGCTGCACGCCTGCTGCCACAACCCGACCGGTTACGACCTGACGGACGCCCAGTGGGATGAAGTCATCGCCGTGATCAAGGCCGGTGGCCTGGTGCCCTTCCTGGACATGGCCTATCAAGGCTTTGGCAACGGCATCGCCGAAGACGGCGCCGTGGTCATCAAGTTCCTGGACGCCGGCCTGAGCTACTTCGTGTCCACCAGCTTCTCCAAGAGCTTCTCGCTGTACGGCGAGCGCGTGGGCGCCCTGAGCATCGTGAGCGAAACGGCGGAAGAGTCCAGCCGCGTGCTGAGCCAGCTCAAGCGCGTGATCCGCACCAACTACTCCAACCCGCCGACGCACGGCGCGCAAGTGGTGGCCACGGTGCTGACCACGCCCGAGCTGCGCAAGATGTGGGAAGACGAGCTGGCCGAGATGCGTGACCGCATCAAGCTGATGCGCACGGCGCTGGTCAGCGAGCTGACGGCTGCTGGCGTGCAGGGCGACCTGAGCTACATCACCCGCCAGAAGGGCATGTTCAGCTACTCGGGCCTGAACGCGACGCAAATGCAACGCCTGCGCTCGGAGTTCGGCATCTATGGTGTGGACTCGGGTCGCATCTGCGTGGCCGCGCTGAACACCGGCAACATCAAGGCGGTGGCTGCGGCCATCAAGGCCGTGATGTGATTTGAGGTTGCT contains:
- a CDS encoding GMC family oxidoreductase, with protein sequence MSHAFDAIVIGAGAGGAAAAWRLTQRGCKVLVLEAGPWFDPDKDYGLAQPDWETRYFPVKEGSTGRHRFGEMQPLDPQWDDIRSWHHETGRLVVGDRRAVRGGYSHVRGVGGSTLHYVGEAHRLNPHAMALHSQFGVGADWPFDYAELEPYYLEAERLIGVAGPHEAGDRWRSAPYPLPAHPLCRASRTLGEGARAVGLHWEPNPRAALSQAYDGRPPCNYCGGCARGCPRRDKGSVDQTFIRHALQSGRCEVRARSTVLSLVHGEQRVVRGVRYVDAKGRQRTETARVVILAAGAIETPRLLLANASSLAPQGIGNDLGQVGQHFMETLSWTSIGLHPQAQSSHVGLPADAISWDHNRPDAIPGVVGGMRVYAATLDADLMGPVAYATRLLSGWGAQHKQQLRQTFGHALAVGAIGESLPHPRAFVDLDPSARDQHGMPLARIHSHVDEMACRRLQFMARTCRAVLKAAGCDDLRMELGTYDDFTSTHVFGTCRSGGAPQNSVCNERNQIHGWNNLLLCDGSTFPSSGGGESPSLTIQAMALRAVDRFLQAG
- a CDS encoding gluconate 2-dehydrogenase subunit 3 family protein, whose amino-acid sequence is MSVRSFSTWPSLPELRRRWFLRALLAAGPLGWLARADAKVARNRSPGNKPLATMPPALTPFIDHLIPADEWTPAASALHVPQTIWQQAQTDAELQHLIHTVCAWLDRYGDGFAALSADEREALVAWMAQAPWEAPQRRFFHWMRERAFMLYYTQPQALKGLPVQRPPQPMGHVLD
- the fdx gene encoding ISC system 2Fe-2S type ferredoxin — encoded protein: MPIIKILPHATLCPQGKEITAAPGTSICEALLENHVEIEHACDMSAACTTCHVIVREGFNSLNEMEEVEEDLLDRAWGLEPNSRLSCQAIVAGQDLTIEIPKYTINHARENH
- the hscA gene encoding Fe-S protein assembly chaperone HscA encodes the protein MALLQISEPGQSPDPHQRRIAVGIDLGTTHSLVAAVRNGSAECLPDEQGRVILPSAVRYMVDERGQTRRHIGFEALAAQAEDSQNTIVSVKRFMGRRLADLPDAGRLPYQFEDQPGMVAVKTVAGLKSPVEVSAEILASLRQRAEDTFNDDLFGAVITVPAYFDDAQRQATKDAAQMAGLNVLRLLNEPTAAAIAYGLDNGAEGLYAIYDLGGGTFDISLLQLSRGVFEVVATGGDSALGGDDIDHLLADAALLDAKMEAVTPQDKRTVLVAARRTKEKLSTDGSAHLSCALSGGMLSVKITRERLAELAKPLIDKSLASVKRVLRDAKVKPDEVKGVVMVGGSTRMPAVRDAVGAFFGQPPLTDLNPDEVVALGAAIQANQLAGNNAQGELLLLDVLPLSLGLETMGGLVERIIPRNTPIPCALAQDFTTFKDGQTALAVHVVQGEREQVEHCRSLARFELRGIPPMAAGAARIRVSFQVDADGLLSVSAKEQLSGVEASVVIKPSYGLTDDQVAHMLREGFTTAAADMKDRALREARVEAERMLEATRTALAADGDLLSPEDRARIDGLMAQIGQRCDRGDIDALEASIKALADGTEAFAAERMNRSIRQALAGRKLDQV
- the hscB gene encoding Fe-S protein assembly co-chaperone HscB, producing MNIDADDFTLLGLDKAFALDRAKLDAAWKALQAQVHPDRFAAEGAASQRIAMQWAVRVNEAHQRLKDPLKRAAYLCQLAGVPVQAENNTAMPGAFLMQQMQWREALEEAGSAADVETLSDEVQGQRKARLARLTQLLDVDANPTQAAQEVRALMFIDRLLEEIDARLEKYEDAS
- the iscA gene encoding iron-sulfur cluster assembly protein IscA — encoded protein: MTVGLTEAAARHITRYLGRRGKGVGVRLGVKTTGCSGLAYKIEFADEVAPEDIVFERLGVKILVDPKSLPYIDGTELDFVREGLNEGFKFNNPNERDRCGCGESFRI
- the iscU gene encoding Fe-S cluster assembly scaffold IscU, whose protein sequence is MAYSDKVIDHYENPRNVGSFEKGDETVGTGMVGAPACGDVMKLQIKVNPATGVIEDARFKTYGCGSAIASSSLVTEWVRGKTLDEALDIKNTQIAEELALPPVKIHCSILAEDAIKAAVNDYKTKHAA
- a CDS encoding IscS subfamily cysteine desulfurase; translation: MDMTPHFPIYMDYGATTPCDPRVVDAMIPWLREHFGNPASRTHAYGWEAEEAVEKARAQVAELIGADPREIVWTSGATESNNLALKGAAHFYKTRGKHIITVKTEHKAVLDTVRELERQGFEATYLDVKDDGLLDLDALKAAIRPDTILISVMFVNNEIGVIQDIETIGKLCREKGIVFHVDAAQATGKVDINLATLPVDLMSLASHKTYGPKGIGALYVRRKPRVRIEAQMHGGGHERGMRSGTLPTHQIVGMGEAFRIAKEEMATENVRIKALRDRLLAGLQGIEQIFVNGDLEKRVAHNLNVSFNYVEGESLIMGIKGIAVSSGSACTSASLEPSYVLRALGRSDELAHSSLRMTIGRFTTEEEVDYVVNTLKDRVAKLRELSPLWDMYKDGIDISTIQWAAH
- the iscR gene encoding Fe-S cluster assembly transcriptional regulator IscR; this encodes MRLTTKGRFAVTAMIDLALREHTGPVALAAISQRQQISLSYLEQLFGKLRRHELVESTRGPGGGYSLGRKADDITVADIIVAVDEPIDATGCGGKENCMGEDGGRCMTHDLWTSLNNKMIEYLDSISLRKLVEDQLAKGVSVEAQPIKRAISTQPVVKPIKVTAPNSVFALGAALTK
- a CDS encoding low molecular weight protein-tyrosine-phosphatase, which codes for MAFFPSSLFKTTDPTPGPRTRVLMVCMGNICRSPTAEAVLRRKLEAAGLADLIEVDSAGTHAYHVGSPPDERAQEIAARRGYEMKHLRARKVLPQDFDRFDLLLAMDWDNLALLEENCPTDPHTRRKLKRLTEFMPARSPHASVQTVPDPYYGGPAGFEFVLDLVEDACDGLVEHLRQVVASVASPP